The following are encoded together in the Triticum dicoccoides isolate Atlit2015 ecotype Zavitan chromosome 6B, WEW_v2.0, whole genome shotgun sequence genome:
- the LOC119326175 gene encoding BTB/POZ and MATH domain-containing protein 3-like: protein MSMFTGVSIVDGDKQSSCDTSAIYAGDADSGYHLLMVRGYLRTKEELPTGESARTGLFTMGGHDWYVEYYPNGINKDCADFISLDVTLLFDDDDDPFDMVVEAKVSFSLIDQVGKQNLMYICQVRKTSTFSSSAICWGCDKFVRRDALERSSDLKGDCFTIRCDIMVVRKDSKSQDALADMNQHFSNLLQTKVGADVTFEVSGERFAAHRCVLAARSKVFMAQLFGPMKETSTVIQIKDMEATVFRALLIFIYTDIFPLREEEIMEEDEMSGVMEEGQEDKPAKDEMTLQYLQNMFVAADRFDLQRLKFICEKRLSEHIGVSSVMYTLALAEQHQCQGLKEACLKFMQVQSPSCLQQVMATNGWDHVVSTYPSVLKEIIAKIALNRCK from the coding sequence ATGTCGATGTTCACCGGTGTGTCCATCGTCGATGGCGACAAGCAGAGCTCCTGCGACACGTCGGCCATCTACGCTGGTGATGCGGACAGCGGGTACCACCTGCTCATGGTCCGGGGCTACTTGCGCACCAAAGAGGAGTTACCCACGGGCGAGAGTGCCCGCACCGGTCTTTTCACAATGGGAGGACATGATTGGTACGTCGAGTACTACCCCAACGGCATAAACAAGGACTGCGCTGACTTCATCTCTCTTGATGTTACCCTTCTCTTTGATGACGACGACGATCCTTTCGACATGGTTGTGGAGGCCAAGGTCAGTTTCAGTCTCATCGACCAGGTTGGGAAGCAGAATCTGATGTACATTTGTCAAGTTAGAAAGACCAGCACCTTCTCAAGCAGTGCTATTTGCTGGGGTTGTGACAAGTTTGTGAGAAGGGACGCCCTCGAACGATCATCTGATCTAAAGGGTGATTGTTTCACCATCCGGTGCGACATCATGGTCGTCCGCAAGGATTCCAAAAGTCAGGACGCCCTGGCTGACATGAACCAGCATTTTAGCAATCTCCTTCAAACCAAGGTGGGTGCAGACGTGACATTCGAGGTCAGCGGTGAGAGGTTTGCTGCACACCGGTGTGTGCTTGCGGCCAGGTCTAAGGTCTTCATGGCACAGCTATTTGGCCCCATGAAGGAGACGTCCACCGTTATACAGATCAAAGACATGGAAGCAACGGTGTTCAGGGCTTTGCTTATCTTCATCTACACAGATATATTCCCATTGAGAGAGGAGGAAATCATGGAGGAGGATGAAATGTCAGGAGTTATGGAAGAGGGACAAGAAGACAAGCCAGCAAAGGATGAAATGACGCTGCAATATCTGCAAAACATGTTTGTGGCAGCAGACAGGTTCGATCTCCAGCGGCTCAAGTTCATCTGTGAAAAGCGCTTGTCTGAACACATAGGTGTGAGCTCGGTGATGTACACTCTTGCTCTAGCCGAGCAGCACCAATGCCAGGGATTGAAGGAGGCGTGCTTGAAGTTTATGCAAGTCCAGTCCCCCTCGTGCTTGCAACAAGTAATGGCAACTAATGGGTGGGATCATGTAGTTTCGACCTATCCCTCGGTTTTGAAGGAGATCATTGCCAAGATTGCTTTGAACCGGTGCAAGTAG